In the genome of Phragmites australis chromosome 9, lpPhrAust1.1, whole genome shotgun sequence, the window TGCTGTGCCTTGCCTCACTCTTCAGCCCTTCCAGCATACTCACTGTGAGTTTCTTTTCACTGATCTGAATAGATAGATGCTTGATTCTATTGCTCTGTGATGACGAATTCATTGAAATTAAGCTAGAGTTTGAGTACAAAAGATGCAACCTGATTCTCTGTATGCAATTTGTTTGAGCAGTGATAAGATCACCATGTTCTGATTAGGAGAAGTCTGAACTCATGTGTGCTGATTTAGATTGAGAAATCTATCACTGCTTATTACATCTTATTCCTGGTTCTGAGCAGCAAGTACTTTTGAATTCAGCAAATTGTGGAGTTTTTCATCACTTAGTTGCCTGATATAGAATCCAGTGTATGTTCTGTCCCTTGTGCAGAAAGATTTTAACCTTCCGGGATTAGTTCTGTGAAGGTTCTGTGTTGGCCATGTTCTGAATTCTGAGTTTCAGTAAAGATCCTTTTGGAGGCCATGTGCTGAATTATGATTTTCAGTAGAATTATACTTGCTGTTATAGCCAGGAATTTGAGGAATACAGAGAATTGTAAATTAAGGTTGTCATCTATTTGAGATCTCATAATTTAGCTTAATTAGTGATATGATTTAAAGATCAGCTTGGGAGCAAATTTTTATAGATTTGGAGCCAGCTGATATGATTAGTCTGAGAGCCATATGATTATATTCTCTAGTTTAATTCAGATATATATTATGATTCATCTTCTCAGTGTTCATCATATGAAAGACATGTATTTCATTTTCTTGTCTTTGTTATTTTTGATCTActatttttattatcttcttagagggatatgtatatatatgctatttatatcgcacatatttcaacatttaacactTGGTCTAGGGTCAGACACAGAGCTAGTAATCAGATTCAGAGCTAACAGCGTGCTATTTTAATCCTGATGAGCCTGCTGCCTATCGCCATTTTAATATTGACAAGCATTTACTTACATAGGTTAGTCGGCACACCCTTTTGTTATGATGGTTACCGACAATGGCGTGGATTTCACCATATGTAATTTGGGATCGACTTCAACATGCATATATAGTATGTTCTTGAGAGCAAATCAGCATTACGATTGACTTCGTAAAGCTGAAAAGAAGCAACGAGGCTCACCTCTCGATACGGGAAGTCGTCGACTTCGAGCATATGGATTACATGTCCCATCTTTGGCCGTTTCTGCGAGTCCGGATCCACACACCTCAGTGCAACCAGGAGAGCCTTCTTCAGTGCCTTGGAGGAAGGCTTCTCCGGCAGTTTTGGGTCCAGAATTGCTTCGTAGTCCCTGTTGGTCACCATGTTCTTGAGCCATTCTACAAGGTTAACCTGAAATAATACAGCGACAGAAACTTGGGCAAATTAAGAAGCAACATTTTGCAGCACATAGCATGATTTCGTAATTCGTTAAACCGCAAGCGCATTGCAAACCTCTCCGGTGGGTCTCGCATAGTCGACCGGGCTTCGACCGGAGATGATCTCCATTATAAGGATcccgaagctgtacacgtcgctCCTCTCATTCAACATGCCAGTGCTTGCGTACTCTGGTGCCACATAACTAGCAAAACAGCAGCAATTCCAAAATTCGCATCATACATTTTACCAGGAAGAAGATCCATGTAATTCAGGAGCCTAAAGGCAACAACTCACCCAAACGTTCCCATCACTCTGGTGGTGACATAGTTGCTGTCCGAACCCAGGAGCTTGGCGAGGCCGAAATCCGAGACCTTGGGGTTCCAACTCCTATCCAGGAGTATGTTGCTCGACTTGATGTCCCTGTGCACCACCTTCGGCTCCAGCCCCTCGTGCAAGTACGTGATCCTGATTCATCCCAAAGCTCAGAGATACATACATCACCAATTCAAGAACCAAGATACAAGAGCAAAACGAAAAGATTGGTAGATCAGGCACCCTTTTGCCATTCCGAGTACGATGTTCATCCGGATGTCCCAGGTGAGGGGGCTCACAGGCCCAACGTCACCGTGAAGCCACTGCTCTAGGTTGCCATTGTCGACGTACTCGTAGACAAGCACCCTGAGATCACAAGCAAGAGTGGTAGGTACGATGTGCACGAACAGGTTACCACAAGAAGCAACGTGCTACGGTGAAAGGAAGGTATCATCAATGCGCGAGGGTTCTGTACCGGTGAGCGCCCTCGGCGCAGTAGCCCAGCAGCCGGACCAGGTTCTTGTGGCGGACGCGCCCGATCGCCTCGACCTCCACCCTGAACTCCCTCTCGGCTTGTCCCCTGCGGCGAACAATGCACAGGtcaaattgtttttatttttcaagaaCGCACCGAACAAAGAGGCGCACGCGAAAAGATGCGGGTTTGGCAGTGCGCGCCTGTTGTTGAGGAGGTTCTTGACGGCGACTTGGTAGCCGTCGGCGAGGACGCCGCGGTAGACGATGCCGTAGCCGCCCTCGCCGACGACGTGCTCGGGGGCGAAGTTGGCGGtggcctcctccagctcccgGAGCGTGTACCAGTGGCCCCAGCCGAGGTGCGACACCTCGGGACCCACGGCCGTCGCCACGTCGAACGCCACCTGGCCGATCTCCCCATCGCCGTACGCGACCATGCGGCGACCCTTGCCGGCCTCGATGTGCACGCGCTGCGACCCGTGCGCGGTCGCGCCCCCTACGGACTCGCCGTCTTCGCCATGCTGCTGCGCGCCGTCCTTGGGGAACGCGTGCCCCATCTCGAGGTAGTGGCGGAGCGAGCCGACGTGGACGGCCACCTCCTGGATCTCCTTGGACACGGGCGGGATGTTGGACGGGGACAGCGGCGCCCCCGGCGCGTGGGCGACCCCCTTCCTGGGCCGCCTCCGTCGCGCCGCCGTGAGGTGGAAGGAGATGAGCGCGAGGAGCAGAAGGAAGGCGGCACCGACGGCGATGCCGACGAGCACCCACAGGCGAAGCCCCAGCACCGCCGTCCTGCGCGACAGCTCGTCACTcagcctcggcggcggcggcggcgacattGCCGGCCGGCGGGCGGCTCGTTCGCTCTCGCAGCCTGCCTGGACGTGGCCGCGCGAGCCCGGCCGCACACTTGGCGCTACTCCTACCTACCAAGCTACTCCAGCTACTGCTGCATGGTACAGTCAGTCACTAGATCACTAGCAAGTCACTGGCTCACTGGTGTGGTGTGCTGCCTATAGTGGGAGGAGCCAGTGCGCAGTGAGCAGAGTAGCGAGAGCACGAGATGACACGAGAGAGGTTAGCTCAGCTTAGGTAGTTTCTGCGGGCCCAAGGGAGTCCGTGGGGGCACGCATGGCACGAAAGATTGGCCGTTTCTGTGCGTGTGGGCACGACTGGCAGGTGAAGCTTGGGTTAAACTGGCATGGCTCCGGCACGGATCCACACTGGAGCGGATTCAGGTGAAGCTGAAGTTGGGCAGAGGGGGGAGGGCGGCGGAAGATGTGGCAAACGACGGAGCGGCGGGCAAACAACTGAGGGGTGTTATCC includes:
- the LOC133928944 gene encoding probable serine/threonine-protein kinase At1g01540; translation: MSPPPPPRLSDELSRRTAVLGLRLWVLVGIAVGAAFLLLLALISFHLTAARRRRPRKGVAHAPGAPLSPSNIPPVSKEIQEVAVHVGSLRHYLEMGHAFPKDGAQQHGEDGESVGGATAHGSQRVHIEAGKGRRMVAYGDGEIGQVAFDVATAVGPEVSHLGWGHWYTLRELEEATANFAPEHVVGEGGYGIVYRGVLADGYQVAVKNLLNNRGQAEREFRVEVEAIGRVRHKNLVRLLGYCAEGAHRVLVYEYVDNGNLEQWLHGDVGPVSPLTWDIRMNIVLGMAKGITYLHEGLEPKVVHRDIKSSNILLDRSWNPKVSDFGLAKLLGSDSNYVTTRVMGTFGYVAPEYASTGMLNERSDVYSFGILIMEIISGRSPVDYARPTGEVNLVEWLKNMVTNRDYEAILDPKLPEKPSSKALKKALLVALRCVDPDSQKRPKMGHVIHMLEVDDFPYREDRQTLRPGQGSPLEKARTPGKPVARSCDSSCYEGNATTASTPSRLVQDM